A region from the Salicibibacter cibarius genome encodes:
- a CDS encoding flagellar hook-length control protein FliK produces the protein MIPAGLQSFSFHEGVSGFVPASMEGLGENLEQTFAQQLAHFQEKNEAFSQEEGSLTSQDMLEKTVNKDLPDIEAILELFYDWVRSFPEAESFFEDIDWENVMMIAEEALSENEGEDFLSFDFEQIAAFIIDAGLPIPEMLETIFLDSEKGPGENEEAFAFAEELKEANLPPLIALIAFVAEEGENAKPIREQLAQYAQQLYSSPGREIGTQNYGDASGHVKESRKTTEVAPRFYRFEPSNAAVKMEMILPKLNHGTPPPAAFVFNETMTMQALNQGEQLNIHIGDQKTEHARAMAFMKQFQQALSKGHLRSDGEGRQQLTIKLHPESLGRLDVQITRDNGVLQARLVTTTALARELVESQLPNLRHAFHQQQLPVERIVVDEARTEVADERREGKHSADEDASAYEEESDEDRDGKHLPSFEEWLQTTLNQEE, from the coding sequence GTGATTCCAGCAGGATTACAGTCGTTTTCATTCCATGAAGGAGTCTCTGGGTTCGTTCCGGCATCCATGGAAGGATTGGGCGAGAACCTTGAGCAAACGTTTGCGCAACAGCTTGCCCATTTCCAAGAAAAGAACGAGGCATTTTCGCAAGAGGAAGGCTCACTGACTAGCCAAGATATGTTAGAAAAAACCGTGAACAAAGATTTGCCTGATATAGAAGCTATCCTGGAACTGTTTTATGACTGGGTTCGCTCCTTCCCTGAAGCAGAATCTTTCTTTGAGGACATTGATTGGGAAAATGTGATGATGATTGCAGAAGAAGCGTTGAGCGAAAACGAAGGAGAAGACTTCCTTTCTTTCGATTTTGAACAAATAGCGGCGTTTATCATTGATGCCGGCCTCCCCATTCCGGAAATGCTTGAAACAATCTTCCTCGACAGTGAAAAAGGGCCCGGGGAAAACGAGGAGGCATTCGCTTTTGCCGAAGAATTGAAGGAGGCTAACCTACCGCCATTAATAGCTCTTATCGCTTTTGTCGCTGAAGAGGGTGAAAATGCAAAACCGATACGTGAACAGCTTGCCCAGTACGCCCAACAATTGTATTCGTCGCCGGGAAGGGAGATTGGAACGCAAAATTATGGGGATGCTTCCGGTCATGTGAAGGAAAGCAGAAAAACAACAGAAGTTGCCCCCCGCTTTTATCGTTTTGAACCCTCAAATGCAGCTGTAAAGATGGAAATGATCCTTCCGAAGCTCAATCATGGAACCCCGCCTCCTGCTGCATTCGTTTTCAATGAAACGATGACGATGCAAGCCTTGAATCAAGGGGAACAATTGAATATTCATATCGGCGATCAAAAAACCGAGCATGCACGGGCGATGGCTTTCATGAAACAATTTCAACAAGCGCTCAGCAAAGGGCACTTGCGCTCTGATGGAGAAGGCAGGCAACAATTGACAATTAAACTTCATCCTGAAAGCTTGGGTCGATTGGACGTGCAAATCACAAGAGATAACGGAGTCTTACAAGCAAGGCTCGTGACGACAACAGCGCTGGCCCGTGAATTGGTGGAGTCCCAGCTACCCAATCTTCGACACGCATTCCACCAACAACAGCTCCCGGTGGAACGGATCGTTGTTGATGAAGCGCGCACCGAAGTTGCCGACGAACGAAGAGAAGGAAAACACTCGGCGGATGAAGATGCTTCCGCATATGAAGAAGAAAGCGATGAAGACAGGGATGGGAAACACCTCCCATCCTTTGAAGAATGGTTACAGACGACGTTAAATCAGGAGGAATAG
- a CDS encoding MotE family protein: protein MVNRKEKKGNGFKRFVLFIVIPGAFLVIIGAIVLSALGMNPMEQASTWMSEEEDRDEQEPSLAESDEEVANLEEQLQEAEDTIEELEDEIEQMEEDEAFAEASTEELDEADGPEALTRIARVYENMRPGQAAEIMEELTNDEILLHMSEMNDDSRSAILENMDPERAAEITALLTD from the coding sequence ATGGTCAACAGAAAAGAGAAGAAGGGAAACGGCTTCAAACGTTTTGTGCTGTTCATCGTTATTCCCGGGGCATTTCTCGTTATCATTGGGGCGATCGTCTTATCGGCATTGGGGATGAACCCAATGGAACAAGCATCCACTTGGATGAGCGAAGAAGAAGACAGGGACGAACAGGAACCGTCCCTTGCCGAAAGCGATGAAGAAGTTGCCAACCTTGAAGAGCAGCTGCAAGAAGCGGAGGACACCATTGAGGAATTGGAAGACGAGATCGAGCAAATGGAAGAGGATGAAGCCTTTGCAGAAGCAAGCACCGAGGAGCTTGACGAGGCTGATGGTCCGGAAGCGCTCACGAGGATTGCCCGCGTCTATGAAAATATGAGACCGGGACAGGCGGCTGAAATTATGGAAGAACTGACAAATGATGAGATTTTGTTGCACATGTCGGAGATGAATGATGATAGCCGCTCGGCGATTCTGGAAAATATGGATCCGGAACGAGCCGCTGAAATTACGGCCTTGCTAACCGATTAA
- the fliJ gene encoding flagellar export protein FliJ, protein MSFTFALEKVLEVKEREAAECRRGYEEAAGKFESVGYELYQWLKARETLDDSQTQDCKAGTTIAALQSKQLARTNIETAIDRSQAKTNAARKTMVKRKKEWQTATIEAKKYEKMKGRKWEEHVREMKKQEQKLMDELASRQVLQSR, encoded by the coding sequence ATGTCTTTTACGTTTGCCCTTGAAAAGGTGTTGGAAGTGAAAGAACGTGAAGCTGCCGAATGCAGGAGAGGGTATGAAGAAGCCGCCGGGAAATTTGAATCCGTTGGCTACGAGTTATATCAATGGTTGAAAGCGCGTGAAACCCTTGATGATAGCCAAACACAAGATTGCAAAGCGGGCACGACGATCGCGGCCTTGCAAAGCAAACAATTGGCAAGAACAAACATTGAAACCGCCATTGACCGGAGCCAAGCAAAAACAAATGCGGCCCGAAAGACGATGGTCAAACGGAAAAAAGAATGGCAAACGGCAACGATCGAGGCAAAGAAATACGAAAAGATGAAAGGGCGCAAGTGGGAAGAACACGTCCGGGAAATGAAGAAGCAAGAACAAAAACTCATGGATGAACTCGCTTCCCGACAAGTGTTGCAAAGCAGGTGA
- the fliI gene encoding flagellar protein export ATPase FliI, whose translation MRAADVKEQLDDVRTLKWMGKVTRVVGLTIEAKGPQAAVGILCFIFTDNTREPIRAEVVGFKDARILLMPYSQTANIQPGSLVKSTGKPLEIGVGTRLIGKVIDGLGRTLDGGDLPKGLHKFPVDREAPNPLARPRIVKPLSLGVRAVDGMLTVGEGQRVGIFAGSGVGKSTLMAMLAKFSEADINVIALIGERGREVKDFIEKDLGAEGLKNTIVVVATSDQPALVRIKGAMAATAIAEYFRDRGKTVNLMMDSVTRFAMAQREIGLATGEPPTTKGYTPSVFSLLPQLLERSGANERGSITAFYTVLVDGDDMDEPIADAVRGILDGHFILDRKLANKGHYPALNVLKSISRLMTDIVPKEHLEAAMTIRQHLATYEDSEDLIQVGAYKKGTSEDVDLAIQVQPDIQEFLQQGTEQAHPITETIEQLQLLARKGRDE comes from the coding sequence TTGAGAGCCGCAGATGTGAAAGAGCAGCTTGATGACGTTCGTACATTGAAATGGATGGGAAAAGTAACACGTGTCGTCGGCCTGACAATCGAGGCGAAAGGGCCACAAGCGGCCGTAGGGATTCTCTGCTTTATTTTCACGGATAACACCCGTGAACCGATACGCGCGGAAGTCGTTGGCTTTAAAGACGCGCGCATTCTATTGATGCCATATTCGCAAACCGCAAATATTCAGCCCGGTTCCCTCGTGAAAAGCACGGGAAAACCTTTAGAAATCGGTGTGGGGACAAGATTAATCGGAAAGGTCATTGATGGTCTGGGGAGGACGCTTGATGGCGGCGATCTGCCCAAAGGGTTACATAAATTTCCTGTTGACAGGGAAGCGCCGAACCCGCTGGCGCGCCCTAGAATTGTCAAGCCGCTTTCTCTCGGTGTACGGGCAGTTGATGGCATGTTAACGGTCGGCGAAGGCCAAAGAGTCGGGATTTTTGCCGGCAGTGGCGTCGGAAAAAGCACCTTGATGGCGATGCTTGCAAAATTTTCGGAAGCCGATATCAATGTGATCGCGCTGATCGGCGAACGAGGCCGGGAAGTCAAGGATTTTATTGAAAAGGATCTCGGGGCTGAAGGATTGAAGAACACGATCGTTGTCGTCGCCACATCCGATCAACCGGCCCTCGTACGTATTAAAGGCGCAATGGCGGCGACGGCAATCGCGGAATATTTTCGCGACCGGGGAAAAACCGTTAATTTAATGATGGATTCGGTCACCCGTTTTGCGATGGCACAACGCGAAATCGGCCTTGCCACCGGGGAGCCGCCGACGACAAAAGGGTACACCCCATCTGTCTTTTCCCTTTTGCCGCAATTGCTTGAACGATCGGGAGCCAATGAACGGGGGTCGATCACCGCCTTCTATACCGTGCTTGTCGATGGTGATGATATGGATGAGCCGATTGCGGATGCTGTGCGGGGGATTTTGGACGGTCACTTCATTCTTGATCGAAAATTGGCGAATAAAGGGCATTATCCGGCTTTAAACGTTTTAAAAAGCATCAGCCGTTTGATGACAGATATTGTTCCAAAGGAACATTTGGAGGCGGCTATGACGATCCGGCAACATTTGGCTACCTATGAAGACAGTGAGGATTTGATCCAAGTGGGCGCTTATAAGAAAGGGACGTCAGAAGACGTGGACCTTGCCATACAAGTGCAACCCGATATTCAGGAATTTTTGCAACAGGGAACCGAACAAGCTCATCCCATAACGGAGACGATTGAACAATTACAGTTGCTGGCAAGGAAAGGAAGAGATGAGTGA
- the fliH gene encoding flagellar assembly protein FliH, translating into MSNIIKADTSSLKANDPHAVLLQPIRERNGQNLAADADEASEGSKGGKKQKVLAKAHEEAETIIAKAKSEKEYMEKEMEKARADLDETIEKAYNDAKSKGEEQGLQAGKEQGYETYQTIIAEAKNIVTAAHEDYRQYMDGAEPTIIDLAVKLAEKILGEKLEMENHWSQFVRQALREVKDQSEVDIFVHPDRYGETVQQREEWQALLSHTERIRFFPDEDLDKNGCLIETPYGRLVASLDDQLEVLQTELHELLAGERGP; encoded by the coding sequence TTGTCTAACATTATTAAAGCAGATACATCAAGCCTAAAGGCGAATGACCCCCACGCTGTCCTGCTGCAGCCGATACGTGAAAGAAACGGACAAAACCTTGCCGCGGATGCGGATGAAGCGTCAGAGGGATCGAAGGGCGGCAAAAAGCAAAAAGTGCTTGCCAAAGCCCATGAAGAAGCGGAAACGATCATCGCAAAAGCAAAATCGGAAAAGGAATACATGGAAAAAGAGATGGAAAAAGCCCGTGCCGACCTGGACGAAACCATTGAAAAAGCATACAACGATGCAAAAAGCAAAGGGGAAGAACAGGGGCTTCAAGCAGGAAAGGAACAAGGCTATGAAACGTATCAAACCATCATTGCCGAAGCCAAAAATATTGTCACCGCAGCTCACGAGGATTACCGCCAATACATGGACGGTGCCGAACCTACGATTATTGACCTGGCCGTGAAGCTCGCGGAAAAAATCCTTGGCGAAAAGCTGGAAATGGAGAATCATTGGTCCCAATTCGTAAGACAAGCCCTCCGGGAAGTGAAAGATCAAAGCGAGGTCGATATATTTGTCCATCCGGATCGTTACGGGGAAACCGTTCAACAACGGGAGGAGTGGCAAGCCCTTCTCAGCCACACAGAACGCATTCGGTTTTTCCCGGATGAGGATTTGGATAAGAATGGTTGCTTGATTGAAACGCCATACGGGCGTTTGGTCGCTTCATTAGACGATCAGTTAGAGGTGTTGCAAACCGAGCTTCACGAACTGTTAGCCGGGGAGAGGGGACCTTGA
- the fliG gene encoding flagellar motor switch protein FliG, with the protein MARGKKEMTGKQKAAILLISMGPDVSANVYKQLQPEEIEQLTLEIANVRKVESETKDKIIGEFHQLAVAQDYMTQGGIGYARDVLEKAVGEEEAMAIITKLTSTLQVRPFHFARKAEPMQILNFIQNEHPQTIALVLSYLDAEQAGQILSALPSEVQADVAKRIALMDSTSPDVINEVEGILERQLSSAVSQDYKEAGGIESVVDVLNSVDRGTERTIIDSLEFQDPELADEIKKRMFVFEDIVTLDNRSIQRIIREAGQEDLQLSLKMVSDEVKTIIFSNMSTRMTETFQEELEYMGPVRLKDVEDAQMRIVGTVRGLEEAGEIVIARGGGDDIVV; encoded by the coding sequence ATGGCGAGAGGGAAAAAAGAAATGACCGGCAAGCAAAAAGCGGCAATTCTTCTCATCTCCATGGGACCCGATGTCTCGGCTAACGTATACAAGCAATTGCAACCGGAAGAAATTGAACAATTGACGCTTGAGATTGCCAACGTTCGCAAAGTGGAAAGCGAGACGAAAGATAAAATCATCGGTGAATTTCACCAGCTCGCGGTTGCCCAAGATTATATGACGCAAGGTGGCATCGGCTATGCGCGGGATGTGTTGGAAAAAGCCGTCGGGGAAGAAGAAGCCATGGCAATTATCACGAAACTTACGTCCACGCTTCAGGTTCGCCCGTTTCATTTTGCCCGCAAAGCTGAACCGATGCAGATTCTAAATTTCATCCAAAATGAACATCCGCAAACGATCGCCCTCGTTCTTTCTTATTTGGATGCAGAACAAGCGGGGCAAATTCTCTCGGCATTGCCTTCCGAGGTGCAAGCAGATGTTGCGAAACGAATCGCGTTGATGGATAGCACGTCTCCGGATGTCATTAACGAAGTGGAAGGCATTCTTGAAAGGCAACTTTCTTCGGCTGTATCTCAAGACTATAAAGAGGCGGGCGGGATTGAATCGGTCGTGGATGTGTTGAATAGCGTCGACCGGGGAACGGAGCGCACGATCATTGACTCCCTGGAATTTCAAGATCCGGAACTTGCCGATGAGATCAAAAAGCGGATGTTCGTATTTGAAGATATCGTCACGCTTGATAATCGCTCGATCCAACGCATTATCCGCGAAGCGGGTCAAGAAGATTTACAGCTTTCTTTAAAAATGGTCAGTGACGAAGTGAAAACAATCATTTTCAGCAATATGTCCACGCGGATGACCGAAACCTTTCAAGAAGAATTGGAATACATGGGACCTGTTCGTCTTAAAGACGTGGAGGACGCGCAAATGCGAATTGTCGGGACGGTACGGGGCCTGGAAGAAGCGGGCGAAATCGTCATTGCCCGTGGTGGGGGAGACGATATTGTTGTCTAA
- the fliF gene encoding flagellar basal-body MS-ring/collar protein FliF, protein MNEKIHMYRNKIREHWSGRTKNQQLLIIGGALLLLIFIVLLIFFGTRTNYAPLYNDLPVEETGQIKETLDSRGVPSEVTDDGTAILVPRESVDQLKVELAAEGIPQSGSIGYEDFQDQLGFGMTENEFSVMEKATLETELGHLMQSVDGVSQADVMVTLPEETVWVSDEPEESNASIVLSLAGGYQLDQENVQALYHLASRSIPQLPVENITITDQLANQYHYEDQGAIDGTQQAYDQQREISRTVESDLQQNLQQMLGTMMGQNSVMVSVTTDIDFTQETREEELVEPVDEEQMEGIEISAESIIETYEGEEVPEEGVAGTGEDDIANYPGVGAGGDGDYERIEERVNSDVNRIHRQIQESPYKLRDLGIQVIVEPPDPEDMLSLPADTVDNIEEILETVVTTSIDETYLEDMDDGEITDKIFVSAQPFMGNMDTDEEPESAGIPAWVYILALGILAAIIAIVFFIRRNRYVIDDEEVEEARVALDDIPEEDHSIEGEQRQRLERLAREKPEEFSKLLRTWMSED, encoded by the coding sequence ATGAACGAAAAGATACATATGTACAGAAATAAAATTCGGGAGCATTGGTCGGGTAGAACGAAAAATCAGCAACTGCTCATCATCGGCGGGGCACTGTTACTCCTCATATTCATCGTGCTGCTCATCTTTTTCGGTACACGGACGAACTATGCCCCGTTGTACAATGATTTGCCCGTTGAAGAAACCGGCCAAATAAAAGAAACGCTCGACAGCAGGGGGGTCCCGTCGGAGGTTACCGACGACGGGACAGCTATTTTAGTGCCTAGGGAAAGCGTCGATCAGCTAAAAGTGGAATTGGCCGCGGAAGGGATTCCGCAAAGCGGTTCCATCGGCTATGAAGATTTTCAGGATCAACTTGGATTCGGGATGACGGAAAATGAATTTTCCGTCATGGAAAAAGCGACGCTGGAAACGGAGCTTGGACATTTGATGCAATCGGTGGATGGTGTTTCGCAGGCAGACGTTATGGTCACGCTGCCGGAAGAAACGGTGTGGGTGAGCGACGAACCGGAAGAATCCAACGCTTCCATCGTTCTCTCGCTTGCCGGCGGCTATCAGTTGGATCAAGAAAACGTGCAGGCGCTGTATCACCTCGCTTCAAGAAGCATCCCCCAATTGCCTGTGGAAAATATCACGATTACGGATCAGCTGGCGAATCAATACCATTATGAGGACCAAGGGGCCATCGATGGAACGCAACAAGCCTATGATCAACAACGGGAAATCAGCCGTACCGTCGAAAGTGACCTGCAACAAAACCTTCAACAGATGTTGGGCACAATGATGGGGCAAAACAGCGTGATGGTTTCGGTCACGACGGATATCGATTTCACCCAGGAAACGCGGGAAGAAGAACTGGTGGAACCGGTCGATGAAGAGCAAATGGAAGGGATTGAGATCAGCGCAGAGTCGATCATCGAAACGTATGAAGGCGAAGAAGTTCCCGAGGAAGGCGTTGCCGGAACAGGGGAAGATGACATTGCCAACTATCCCGGTGTCGGTGCCGGTGGGGACGGCGATTACGAAAGAATCGAAGAGCGGGTAAACAGCGATGTCAACCGCATTCATCGCCAAATCCAGGAAAGTCCTTACAAGTTAAGGGACTTAGGTATTCAAGTCATTGTTGAACCGCCGGATCCGGAAGATATGTTGTCGTTGCCGGCGGACACCGTCGATAACATTGAAGAGATTTTGGAAACGGTCGTCACAACGAGCATCGACGAAACTTATTTGGAAGACATGGATGATGGAGAAATCACGGATAAAATTTTTGTTTCCGCCCAGCCATTTATGGGCAATATGGATACCGATGAAGAACCGGAATCCGCGGGAATACCGGCATGGGTCTACATATTGGCGCTCGGCATTTTGGCGGCGATTATAGCCATTGTCTTTTTCATTAGGCGCAATCGTTATGTGATAGACGATGAAGAAGTGGAGGAAGCGCGTGTTGCGCTCGACGACATCCCGGAAGAAGATCATTCGATCGAAGGCGAGCAGCGGCAGCGCTTGGAAAGACTGGCGAGAGAAAAACCGGAGGAATTTTCCAAACTTCTCCGAACGTGGATGTCGGAAGATTAG
- the fliE gene encoding flagellar hook-basal body complex protein FliE produces the protein MPMIQGHPPGEMPLSPLSPQAANSPAESGKSEQVRTDEVQNSFGNILNEALQNVQDYQSASTEKTEQLLTGEVDNMHDVFIASEKAGVALQATVEVRDKVIDAYDSVMRMTL, from the coding sequence ATGCCAATGATACAAGGGCACCCGCCCGGGGAGATGCCCCTTTCACCGTTATCCCCGCAGGCAGCGAACAGCCCGGCGGAATCCGGGAAAAGCGAACAGGTGCGCACGGACGAAGTGCAAAACAGTTTTGGAAATATATTAAACGAAGCGTTGCAAAATGTACAAGACTACCAGTCAGCATCCACGGAAAAGACAGAACAACTGTTGACTGGAGAAGTGGACAATATGCATGACGTCTTTATTGCTTCCGAGAAGGCAGGCGTAGCCTTGCAGGCAACGGTAGAGGTGCGGGATAAAGTAATCGACGCATACGACAGCGTAATGAGAATGACTTTATAG
- the flgC gene encoding flagellar basal body rod protein FlgC — MFDGMNATASALTAQRLRMDTASGNMANASATRGRMVDGEWEPYRRKMVTMAPQENRPSFASHLQNAERENTEGVQVTGIVEDQTPFQTMHQPGHPDADEDGNVELPNVDPLKEMVDVMGATRSYEANVTVFDAHKAMKMNAMEIGRG, encoded by the coding sequence ATGTTTGATGGAATGAACGCGACCGCTTCCGCCTTAACCGCGCAACGCCTGCGCATGGATACGGCATCGGGGAATATGGCGAACGCATCGGCGACGAGGGGACGCATGGTCGATGGGGAGTGGGAACCTTACCGGCGAAAAATGGTGACGATGGCGCCTCAGGAAAACCGGCCGTCGTTTGCTTCCCATTTGCAAAACGCGGAAAGGGAAAACACCGAAGGCGTGCAAGTGACCGGCATCGTTGAAGATCAGACGCCTTTTCAAACAATGCACCAACCTGGGCATCCGGATGCGGATGAGGACGGAAATGTAGAGCTTCCCAACGTTGATCCGCTGAAAGAGATGGTGGATGTTATGGGGGCCACACGATCGTATGAAGCTAACGTAACCGTGTTCGATGCTCATAAAGCTATGAAAATGAACGCCATGGAAATCGGACGAGGCTAA
- the flgB gene encoding flagellar basal body rod protein FlgB — translation MALFSSTIDQLHNGLDGAELRQNTIANNIANADTPNYKARKASFEHMLGDARQQFDSQKTDGRHVDFGEGHREAYTSVDRSRSYNHNGNSVDMDKEMAEMANNQIYQSALVDRMDGQFGNLKTALGGQ, via the coding sequence ATGGCTTTGTTTTCATCGACCATCGACCAATTGCACAACGGGTTGGACGGAGCCGAACTTCGACAAAATACGATCGCGAACAACATCGCAAATGCAGATACGCCGAACTATAAAGCTCGGAAGGCAAGCTTTGAACACATGTTGGGTGATGCAAGGCAACAGTTTGATTCCCAAAAGACGGACGGACGGCATGTGGACTTTGGCGAGGGGCATCGCGAGGCCTACACATCCGTTGACCGCAGCCGAAGCTATAATCATAACGGCAACAGTGTAGATATGGACAAAGAGATGGCGGAAATGGCCAACAATCAAATCTATCAATCTGCGCTCGTTGATCGGATGGACGGACAGTTTGGCAACTTGAAAACCGCTTTGGGAGGTCAGTAG